Proteins encoded within one genomic window of Oryza brachyantha chromosome 7, ObraRS2, whole genome shotgun sequence:
- the LOC107304604 gene encoding uncharacterized protein LOC107304604: protein MALRHLAGKLRLAAGLHGAVPPRAPPAAGRPRFLARSSQGVKNGRAIKRQSGEVQNGRGELEREILRDIERTIDSLPRIAALSMLGGAAGLAAVFYGGVFLVAAANK from the exons ATGGCGCTGCGCCACCTGGCCGGGAAGCTGAGGCTCGCCGCCGGTCTCCACGGAGCGGTGCccccccgcgcgccgccggctgcggGGCGCCCTCGATTCCTCGCCCGCTCCTCGCAG GGTGTAAAGAATGGCCGTGCGATCAAGCGTCAGTCTGGAGAGGTCCAGAATGGAAGAGGTGAACTTGAACGGGAAATCCT GCGAGACATTGAAAGAACGATCGACAGTCTACCTAGGATTGCAGCGCTGTCTATGCTTGGTGGTGCTGCTGGCCTTGCGGCTGTCTTCTATGGAGGTGTTTTTCTTGTTGCCGCTGCCAATAAGTAG